Proteins encoded in a region of the Oxyura jamaicensis isolate SHBP4307 breed ruddy duck chromosome 17, BPBGC_Ojam_1.0, whole genome shotgun sequence genome:
- the SURF4 gene encoding surfeit locus protein 4, with translation MGQNDIMNTAEDFADQFLRVTKQYLPHVARLCLISTFLEDGIRMWFQWSEQRDYIDGTWNCGYFLASIFVFINLFGQLSGCILVLSRNFVQYACFGLFGIIALQTIAYSILWDLKFLMRNLALGGGLLLLLAESRSEGKSMFAGVPTMRESSPKQYMQLGGRVLLVLMFMTLLHFDMNFFSILQNIVGTALIILVAIGFKTKLAALTLVIWLFGINIYFNAFWTIPAYKPMHDFLKYDFFQTMSVIGGLLLVVALGPGGVSMDEKKKEW, from the exons atggGCCAGAACGACATCATGAACACCGCCGAGGACTTCGCGGACCAG TTCCTGAGGGTGACGAAGCAGTACCTCCCCCACGTGGCCCGCCTGTGCCTGATCAGCACCTTCCTGGAGGATGGCATCCGCATGTGGTTCCAGTGGAGTGAACAGAGGGACTACATTGATGGAACATGGAACTGTGGCTATTTCCTGGCCTCCATCTTTGTGTTCATAAATCTCTTCGGACAGCTGA GCGGCTGTATCCTGGTGCTGAGTAGGAACTTTGTGCAATATGCCTGCTTTGGACTGTTTGGAATTATAGCATTACAG ACTATTGCGTATAGCATTCTATGGGACCTGAAGTTCTTGATGAG GAACCTTGCCCTTGGGGgaggcttgctgctgcttttggctgAGTCACGCTCAGAGGGGAAGAGCATGTTTGCTGGTGTCCCCACCATGCGGGAAAGCTCTCCTAAACAATACATGCAGCTCGGGGGCCGTGTGCTGCTGGTCCTCATGTTCATGACGCTGCTGCATTTTGATATGAACTTCTTTTCT atTCTGCAGAACATCGTGGGCACAGCCCTGATTATCTTGGTGGCAATTGGCTTCAAGACTAAGCTGGCTGCCTTGACTCTAGTCATCTGGCTCTTTGGCATAAACATCTACTTCAATGCCTTCTGGACCATTCCAGCCTACAAGCCCATGCACGACTTCCTCAAATACGACTTCTTCCAGACCATGTCTGTAATTGGAGGGCTCCTCCTCGTGGTTGCACTGGGTCCTGGCGGAGTCTCCAtggatgagaaaaagaaagagtggTAA